A region from the Pelagovum pacificum genome encodes:
- a CDS encoding ribokinase, translating into MAIWNLGSINIDVVFSVPHIPSPGETLGSTGRKIFLGGKGTNMSVAVARAGSRVSHIGAVGADGQWTVDRLMENGVDTRFIAETEEGTGQALIAVDAQGENTIILYPGANHAIPLTNLQNALSEAETGDRFVFQNETTLQAEAAKLAKEMGLAVTYAAAPFDADAVKAVLPFCEMLFLNEVEARQLTEATGQSPADLPVDDVVITLGSKGCDWVTSRGTTHFDAMKVDPVDTTGAGDTFTGYVLAGLDQGMPMGQAIEQATRAAALMVTRHGTSDVIPDLSEVRAFRM; encoded by the coding sequence GCCGCACATCCCGTCGCCGGGCGAGACGCTGGGCTCCACCGGGCGCAAGATCTTCCTCGGCGGCAAGGGCACCAACATGTCGGTTGCCGTGGCGCGGGCCGGATCGCGAGTCTCGCACATCGGCGCCGTCGGGGCGGACGGGCAATGGACCGTCGACCGGCTGATGGAAAATGGCGTCGATACCCGGTTCATCGCCGAGACGGAGGAGGGTACGGGGCAGGCGCTGATCGCAGTCGATGCGCAGGGAGAGAACACGATCATTCTCTATCCCGGCGCAAATCACGCGATTCCGCTGACGAACCTGCAGAACGCACTGTCGGAGGCAGAGACGGGCGACCGCTTCGTCTTCCAGAACGAGACGACGCTTCAGGCCGAGGCCGCGAAGCTCGCGAAGGAGATGGGCCTTGCCGTCACCTACGCCGCCGCGCCGTTCGATGCTGATGCGGTGAAGGCCGTTCTGCCGTTCTGCGAGATGCTGTTTCTGAACGAAGTGGAGGCCCGGCAACTGACCGAGGCCACCGGTCAGTCGCCCGCCGATCTGCCTGTCGATGACGTGGTCATCACGCTCGGCTCCAAGGGGTGCGACTGGGTGACGTCGCGGGGGACGACGCATTTCGACGCCATGAAGGTCGACCCGGTCGATACGACGGGCGCAGGCGACACGTTCACCGGTTACGTTCTTGCCGGTCTCGACCAGGGCATGCCGATGGGGCAGGCGATCGAGCAGGCGACCCGCGCCGCCGCGCTGATGGTGACGCGGCACGGAACGTCTGACGTCATCCCGGACCTTTCCGAGGTTCGCGCGTTCAGGATGTAG
- a CDS encoding glutathione S-transferase family protein → MSEIVITTYDWVPEPPRGYVRDIRLRWALEEAGLPYRVESTSFRDRGPGHLERQPFGQVPWITDGGISVFESGAGLLHIAEKSELLMPKDPALRTEVVEWLFAALNSVEMASLPWSLFVFTGDETESRGKFDDFLANRLSRLEPVMAEREWLAGGRFTVADLIMAEVLRLPDRFDALGPYPSVKAYVDRMTARPAFRKAYDDQMAHFAD, encoded by the coding sequence ATGAGCGAGATCGTCATCACCACCTACGACTGGGTCCCCGAGCCGCCGCGCGGATACGTTCGCGACATTCGACTGCGCTGGGCGCTGGAAGAAGCCGGGTTGCCCTATCGCGTCGAAAGCACGTCGTTCAGGGATCGCGGTCCCGGACACCTCGAGCGGCAGCCGTTCGGACAGGTGCCCTGGATCACCGATGGCGGGATCTCGGTCTTCGAAAGCGGTGCAGGCCTGCTCCATATCGCTGAAAAGAGCGAACTCCTGATGCCGAAGGACCCTGCCCTGCGGACCGAGGTGGTCGAATGGCTCTTTGCCGCGCTGAACTCGGTCGAGATGGCGTCGCTTCCGTGGAGCCTGTTCGTCTTCACCGGCGACGAAACCGAATCGCGCGGCAAGTTCGACGACTTCCTCGCCAACCGGCTCAGTCGCCTCGAGCCCGTGATGGCGGAGCGCGAGTGGCTCGCCGGCGGACGGTTCACGGTGGCGGATCTCATCATGGCGGAGGTGCTGCGTCTGCCCGACCGCTTCGACGCGCTGGGCCCCTACCCGTCCGTAAAGGCTTATGTCGACCGGATGACGGCCCGGCCGGCCTTCCGCAAGGCCTACGACGACCAGATGGCGCACTTCGCGGACTAG